The following DNA comes from Oncorhynchus nerka isolate Pitt River unplaced genomic scaffold, Oner_Uvic_2.0 unplaced_scaffold_1582, whole genome shotgun sequence.
CTTCAATCCACAGTGGTTCAATCCCTCAATCCACAGTGGTTCAATCCCTCAATCCACAGTGGTTCAACACACAGTGGTTCAATCCTTCAATCCACAGTGGTTCCAATCCACAGTGGTTCAACCCTTCAATCCACAGTGGTTCAACCCTTCAATCCACAGTGGTTCAATCCTTCCTGTGGTGTGAAACACATCTCTGACTGATTTGGTTCTTGTCTTTGTAATGCGTTTTCTATTGGTTGTTTTTTTACTGTGGTAACTGTCCAATCCTCTTGTCTCCCTGTCAGATGTGGAGAGTAACGATGTGGTTCCGTGGGTGCTGAACTCTATCCTGGCTAAGTACATCCCAAGTCAAAACCCCCACGTCAGACAGGCTGCCTGTATATGGCTGCTCTCTCTGGTGAAGAAGCTGCACCAGCACAAAGAGATCAGGGTACGGACACTAGGGGTCGGGGGTCAAGAAGCTGCACCAGCACAAAGAGATCAGGGTACGGAcactaggggttaggggtcaggggtcaagaAGCTGCACCAGCGCAAAGAGATCAGGGTACAGTATGACTGGCTGGGGGTCAGAAGCTGTTCCAACACAAAGAGATCAGGGTGCGTACGgctggggtcaggggtcagggctaGAAGTCAGGATACACCAGCACAGAGATCAGGTACAGTATGACTGGCTGGGGTCAGGGGTCAAGGACCTACACCAGCGCAAAGAGATCAGGGTACAGTATGACTGGctgggggtcaggggttagggctggggggGTCAAGAAGCTGCTCCAGCACAAAGAGATCAGGGTACAGTATGACTGGGGGGTCAAGGGCTCAGACTTGGTTTAAAGGTCAAGAGTGGGGGGAGGGTCAAATGTCAAGTCTGAGATCCAAGATCACAGAGGAAAGTGATGGAGAACTAAATTCCTTGTGTGAGTTATTGACTCTCTTGACCTTTTTGTCTCAACTTCCAGTCTCACCTGAAGGAGATCCAGACGGCTTTCATCTCCATCCTGTCAGACCCTGATGGTGAGTCAACGACTCCATGATCACTCAGACCACAATAATAAGCTCAATGGGGGTAACAGTGGATCATAGGACTGATGGGGGTAACACAGTGGATCATAGGACTGATGGGGGTAGAATGGGGGTAACACAGTGGATCATAGGACTGATGGGGGTAGAATGGGGTAACACAGTGGATCATAGGACTGATGGGGTAACACAGTGGATCATAGGACTGATGGGGTAGAATGGGGGTAACACAGTGGATCATAGGACTGATGGGGGTAACGACATGGGGGTAACACAGTGGATCACAGGACTGATGGGGGGTAACACAGTGGATCATAGGACTGATGGGGGTAGAATGGGGGTAACACAGTGGATCACAGGACTGATGGGGGTAACACAGTGGATCATAGGACTGATGGGGGTAGAATGGGGGTAACACAGTGGATCATAGGACTGATGGGGGTAACACAGTGGATCATAGGACTGATGGGGGTAACACAGTGGATCATAGGACTGATGGGGTAGAATGGGGGTAACACAGTGGATCATAGGACTGATGGGGGTAACACAGTGGATCATAGGACTGATGGGGGAAGAATGGGGGTAACACAGTGGATCATAGGACTGATGGGGGTAGAATGGGGGTAACACAGTGGATCGTAGGACTGATGGGGGAGAATGGGGTAACACAGTGGATCGTAGGACTGATGGGGGTAGAATGGGGTAACACAGTGGATCGTAGGACTGATGGGGGTAGAATGGGGGTAACACAGTGGCTCATAGGACTGATGGGGGTGGGATCATGAGGACTGATGGGGGTAGAATGGGGGTAACACAGTGGATCATAGGACTGATGGGGGTAGAATGGGGGTAACACAGTGGATCATAGGACTGATGGGGGTAACACAGTGGATCATAGGACTGATGGGGGTAGAATGGGGGTAACACAGTGGATCACAGGACTGATGGGGTAGAATGGGGAACACAGTGGATCATAGGACTGATGGGGGTAACACAGTGGATCATAGGACTGATGGGGTAGATAAGCTACAGTGGATCATAGGACTGATGGGGTAGAATGGGGTAACACAGTGGATCATAGGACTGATGGGGTAGAATGGGGGTAACACAGTGGATCATAGGACTGATGGGGGAAGAATGGGGGTAACACAGTGGATCATAGGACTGATGGGGGTAGAATGGGGGTAACACAGTGGATCATAGGACTGATGGGGGTAACACAGTGGATCATAGGACTGATGGGGGTAGAATGGGGGTAACTCAGTGGATCATAGGACTGATGGGGGTAGAATGGGGGTAACACAGTGGATCATAGGACTGATGGGGGTAGAATGGGGGGAACACAGTGGATCATGGGACTGATGGGGGTAGAATGGGGGTAACACAGTGGATCATAGGACTGATGGGGGTAACACAGTGGATCGTAGGACTGATGGGGGTAACAGTGGATCATAGGACTGATGGGGGTAGAATGGGGGTAACACAGTGGATCACAGTGATCCATATATCCACCCACTCAAGACCTAGgtattgtcctctctctctgtctctcgctctctctcctcccctgatcttctctctctctctctctctctctctctcctccagagttGAGTCAGGACGTGGCATCTAAAGGTCTTGGTCTAGTCtatgagatgggaggagagggagaccagCAGGAACTGGTGTCTACACTGGTCGAAACACTGATGACTGGCAagaggtgagagatggagggggggggggggagagacctAATCAACAGGAGTGAGATGCACCTGTTGTGTTTGTAATCCTGAGGTCATGAATGACCTGCTGCACACCGGCATAATTTAGGTTTAGAACAAAACAATACTAGTGAAACGACTCTCTTCACACTTTTTTTAACCAAATCGATGTCGAGAGTTTTTAATTTGCTACGGACTGTTGCTATCGGTCACCTTTTGTACTAAACATGTAGCGTCGTGTTGTTGACGTGTTCAGGGTGAAGCATGCCGTGTCGGAGGACACCGAGGTGTTCCAGGGAGAGGCTCTGGGGAAAGCACCGGACGGACACGGACTCTCCACCTACAAGGAGCTGTGCTCATTGGCCAGTGACCTCAACCAACCGGATCTGGTCTACAAGTTCATGAACCTAGCCAATCACCACGCCATGTGGAATTCCCGCAAGGTACAACCAGGAAGTGAACATCGTGTAATAATATGAATGAATGGGTTGAGAAAAACAAACATGTATTATAAACATGAATTATAACTGTTTGTTGTCTTTGAACAGATTCTAAT
Coding sequences within:
- the LOC135568465 gene encoding proteasome adapter and scaffold protein ECM29-like encodes the protein MGGEGDQQELVSTLVETLMTGKRVKHAVSEDTEVFQGEALGKAPDGHGLSTYKELCSLASDLNQPDLVYKFMNLANHHAMWNSRKGAAFGFNIIAAKAGEQLAPYLPQLVPRLYRYQFDPNLGIRTAMTSIWDALVTDKNMVDKYLKESSRM